The genomic interval GAATGTTTTTTGACTCCATTTTTTTAATAAACTTCTCTGCTCCTATTTTTGCATCAACATAGAAAATTACAATATTAGTTTCTATCGGTTCTACTTTAGTAACATAAGAAACCGATTCTAAAACAACACCTATTTCTTTTGCTCTTTTATGATCTTCAGCCAATCTTTCTACATGATTGTCTAAAGCATAAATTCCGGCTGCAGCTAAAAAACCGACTTGTCTCATTGCACCACCCAATAACTTTCTAATGCGCAAAGCTTTTGCTATATGTGCTTTAGAGCCTAATAAAATAGAACCAATCGGTGCACCTAATCCTTTAGACAAACAAATAGAAATTGTGTCAAATAATTCGCCATATTGTTTTGGAGTTTCATTTTTTGCAACCATGGCATTAAATAAACGTGCTCCATCTAAATGAAAAGCTAAATTATTTTCTTTCGATATTTTCTGTAATTTTTCTAATTCAGAAAAATCCCAACAAGCTCCTCCTCCTTTATTTGTAGTATTTTCTATACAAACCAAACTTGCAAATGGCGTATGAATACCAAATCCTTCTGCAATAGCTTCTTGTAATTGTGCTGCTGTAAACATTCCTCTTTGACCATCAATTAACTTACAAGTTACTCCAGAATTGAAAGCTGCTCCTCCACCTTCGTAATTATAAACATGTGCATATTTATCACAGATTAATTTATCTCCAGGTTGGGTATGTAATTTTATAGCTGTTTGGTTTGCCATGGTTCCAGAAGGAAAAAACAAGGCATCTTCCATTCCAAATATTTCAGCTGCTTTTTCTTGTAAAGCATTCGTTGTTGGATCCATTTTAAAAACATCATCACCAACTCTTGCATTCATCATTGCATCCAACATTCCCTTTGTTGGCTTGGTAACAGTATCGGAAATTAAGTCTATTATCATTACTTATTCTAATTTTTGATAAATCTATAAAATAACTATCATCTTTTAAAACAAGAATTCTTAAAAATTCATTTATTTTTGTTCAACCTATGATTACACAAGAACAACTTAAAGATATTGCCGAAAGAATTGAAAAGTTAAAATCTTATTTAGAGATTGATAAAAAACTGATTGAAATTGCCAATGAAGAAGAGAAAACGGTAGATCCAGATTTTTGGAACAACCCTAAAGAAGCAGAGCTTTTTATGAAAGAGCTTCGCTTAAAGAAAAATTGGGTAGAAGACTATCACAAAACCATCACTTTAAGTGAAGATGTAAATGTCTTATACGAGTTTTATAAAGAAGGAGAAGTTGAAGAAGCAGAAGTTGTAGAACAATTTGAAAAAGCAAGTACATTTTTAGAAGATTTAGAGTTTAAAAATATGTTATCCGACGAAGGAGATGTATTATCTGCTACCATACAAATTAATGCAGGTGCAGGTGGAACAGAAAGTTGCGATTGGGTAGAAATGTTGTCTAGAATGTACACCATGTGGGCAGAAAAGCAAGGTTATAAATTAAAGACACTTAATTACCAAGCAGGTGATGTAGCTGGTATTAAAACCATAACCATAGAAATAGATGGTGATTATGCTTTTGGTTGGCTAAAAGGAGAAAATGGTGTACACAGATTGGTACGTATTTCACCTTTCGATTCTAACGGAAAACGTCATACCACTTTTGGTTCTGTCTATGTTTTCCCTGTTGCCGATGATTCTATAGAAATAGAAATCAATCCGGCAGATATAGAAATTATAACCGCGCGTTCTAGTGGTGCTGGCGGACAAAATGTAAACAAAGTTGAAACCAAAGTTCAGTTAACGCACAAACCAACCGGAATTCAGATTTCTTGCTCAAACTCGCGTTCTCAGCACGATAATAGAGCAACAGCATTAAAAATGCTAAAATCTCAATTATATGAAATTGAATTGCAAAAACAACAAGCCACAAGAGATGAGATTGAATCTGGGAAGCTAAAAACAGAATGGGGAAGCCAAATTAGAAACTATGTAATGCATCCTTATAAGTTGGTAAAAGATGTAAGAACTGGTCACGAAACAGGTAATGTAGACAATGTAATGAATGGCGATATAAATCCGTTTTTAAAGTCTTATTTAATGTTAAATGGACAAAAAAGCGATTAGATTTTTAATTATTTAAATTACAATTATTAGAAGCTATTTCCTACTAGGAATTTATCTTGAGCTAAGTCGAAAGATTATATCTTTTTTTAAGAAAAATAAAAAAAGGATGCCATTTCAATCAGGGCTAAACTAATTTGCAAACGAATAGCAAAACTTTGAAACTTTGAAACTTTGAAACTTAAAAATAATGATTAAAATATACCACAACCCACGTTGTTCTAAATCTAGACAAGGGGTAGAAATTTTAGAAAACTCTAAGAAAGAATTCGAAATAGTAAAATATTTAGAAGAAATTCCAACAGAAAAAGAACTAACAGAAATTATTAAAATGTTAGACATCTCTCCTATTCAGTTAGTTAGAAAAACAGAAAAAATATGGAAAGAAAACTACAAAGGAAAAGAGTTATCTGACAAGGAGGTTATCAAAGCAATGATAGAGTATCCAAAGTTAATAGAACGCCCAATTGTTATCAATAATAACAAAGCAGTTATCGGCAGACCTCCAGAAAATATTAAATCCATAATTTAACCTTAACTTTTTTGTGTTTTGTTTAACTTTTCTTTAACTACTTCTAATTAAACTTAGAGAGAACTTTGCTGTCTTAAAATAACAAGATTCAAAGACAATTATGAAGAAAATTACACTCTTATTACTTTGCCTATTAACATCAACCTATTTGCTAGCTCAAAAACCTAGTAATGAAACTATTTCTATTACAGGTAAAGTTGTAGATGCAAATACCAATCAACCATTAGAATATGCTACTGTAGTTTTAAAAAACACTGAAACGCAAGTAGTTTCTGGGGGAATTACAGATCAAACAGGTAGTTTCAATATTAAAAACCCAATAGGAACGTACGAAATTAGTGTAGAATTTATTTCTTTTAAAACTATTAAGTATCCAGTTCAAGAAATTTTATCAAACAAAAATTTAGGAACAATCAAACTTTACGAAGACACAAGTAGTTTAGATGAAGTGGTTTTTATAGCAGAAAAATCTACGGTAGATATTCGTTTAGATAAAAAAATATATAACGTTGGTAAAGACATGACTGTAAAAGGTGGTTCTGCTTCTGATGTTTTAGACAACGTACCTTCTGTAGATGTAGATCCCGAAGGAATTGTTAGTTTAAGAGGTAGTGAAAACGTACGTATTTTAATAGACGGAAAACCATCTGCTTTAGTTGGTTTAAGCGGTGCAGATGCTTTAAAACAATTGCCTTCTGATGCTATTGAAAGAGTTGAAGTAATTACATCTCCATCTGCAAGATATGACTCTGAAGGAACTGCAGGAATTTTAAACATCATTTTAAGAAAAGGAAAAGCTTCTGGTTTTAACGGTTCTGTAAATGTTACTGCCGGAGATCCTAAAAATTACCAAGCTGGTGTAAATTTAAATTTACGTACAGAAAAAATAAATGTTTTTTCTAACCTTGGTTATAATAATAGTAGAAGCCCTGGTATTTACGATTCTGATATTACTTATTTAACAGGTAATGTTGTAGATAGTATAAGAGTAGAAAATAGAGACAACGAAAGATTAAGAAAAGGCTTTAATGCTAATTTTGGTTTAGAGTATTACTTAAACAAAAAAAGTTCTATTACAGGTACTATTTTTGTGAGAGACTCTAATAATGATAATGTTTCTATAAACAACATTAGTTCTTTTGATACTAGCGAAAACAACTTATATAATTCTTTACGTATACAAGATGAATCAGAAAAAGATCAAACACTTCAATTCTCTTTAAATTACACAAATAATTTAGATGATAAAGGTCAAAAATTAACTGTAGACCTACAACATAGTGCTAGTTCAGAAAATGAATTTGCAATAATTACAGATACAAATCCAGAAACAAATACAACAAACGAACTTTCTATAGACAATTTAGTGCAGGCAGATTACGTTTTACCAATCGGTGAAAACTCACAATTTGAAGCAGGTTATCGTGGTAGTTTCCAAGACTTATCGTCAAATTACTTAGTTGTCGCTCCTAATTTAGACCCAGCATACAACCCTTCTAATAACTTAGAATTCATTCAAAATGTAAATGCTTTTTACACACAATTTGGAAGTAAAATTAACAAGTTTTCTTATTTATTAGGTTTAAGAGCAGAAATTACAAACATTGATATTCAATTATTGAATAACAATGAAAATTACAATAAAAATTATACAGATTTGTTTCCAACCGTAAACTTTGGGTATGAATTAAACGATGATCAAAGTTTTACCTTAGGATATAGCAAAAGATTAAGAAGACCAAGCTCTCGCTATTTAAATCCATTTGAAAGTAGAGAAAGTGAAGTTATTTTTTCTAAAGGAAACGTAGACTTAGACCCTACATATACAAACTCTTTCGATTTAGGTTACTTAAATACTTGGGGGAAATTAACTTTAAACTCCTCTATTTATTACCAACATTCAACAAACAATATCTCGAGAGTTAACAGTCAAGATGTTAGATTTGTAAACGGAAAAGAAACCAATGTAATTATTAGACAACCTATTAATTTAGCTTCAGAAGACAGATCTGGTTTCGAATTTACAGCAAATTATAACGCTAGTAGAAAAGTACGTTTTTCTGGTAGTTTTAACTACTATCAATTCGAAACAGAAGGAGAATACACTTACAACGTTACAGACCCTAATAATGGCAACCTAACACCAATTACTCAAAATTTTGATACAAAAAATGACTCTTGGTTCACGCGTTTCGATGCTAAAATTACACTTCCTTGGGATATTCAATCTCAAACAAGAGTTTTTTATTACGGTCCAAAAAACGATGCACAAAGCGAGAGAGAAGGTATTTTATCTACAAACATAGCACTTAGTAAAGATATTTTAAAAGACAAAGGTACCTTAGTACTTAATGTTAGTGATCTTTTTAACTCTAGAAAGTACCAAGTTGTTGGGTACGCTCCAAGTAAAGAAAACCCTACAAATATTACTGACCAAACATTTCAAAGAAGAATGCGCCAGGTGTCTTTAACTTTTACCTACAGATTTAATCAGAGTAAAAACCAAAAAGATAGAAAACCAGCTGGAAATAGAGAAGATGATGGTGGCGGAGATGAATTTTAAAAGTATTTGGGCGTTTTAACAGGCTTTCCGCACTCGCTTTTTTTCTGAAAAAGAAAAAAGAGCTCAAACAATTGCTTCAATCCCTAACGCGGGCATATTTGCTAATTATTTGTTACTACAACAAGTTTTGCAAGTTTGCCCGCGTTAGGGATTCTAGTGAAAAGCCCACAGGTTTTTACCTTTGTAAAAAACGAGGACTTGTAACGGAAATCCCGCCCCTTGTGGTAACGCCCAAAAAAAACTCGTTCAAATAAATGAACGAGTTTTTTTTTAATTATATGTTTTAAAAAGACTACTTACCTTCGGCAGCTTTTTTAGCTTCTTTCTTTAACTTCATATTTTCCCAGATAGTTCCACCAATCCAGTAAGGAACCACAAATGTTAATAAGAATATTAACAACCAAAAACCAGCTGTAAAAATAAACATAAATAAAACCAATCCTGAAAATTCTGAAAAATCTAACATTTGTATATTTTGTAAAATTATTATTGCAAAAATAATATTTATTTTTAAAAGATAGGCATCAAAAAAACATTTTTTTTAGTTATCTAAAAATGATAAATATCAACTTTATGTAATCATAGTTTTTTGTAAATTTGTGTATCTAAAATTTACATTATAATTATGAAATATAGAATCGAAAAAGACACTATGGGAAACGTAGAAGTTCCTGCAGACAAATATTGGGGTGCACAAACAGAACGCTCTAGAAACAACTTTAAAATAGGTGCTTCTGGTTCTATGCCATTAGAAATTGTTTATGGTTTTGCATATCTAAAAAAAGCAGCTGCATATACAAATACAGAGTTGGGTGTTTTAACAGAAGAAAAAAGAGATTTAATCGCACAAGTTTGTGATGAAATTTTAGAAGGAAAGTTAGATGACCAGTTTCCTTTAGTTATTTGGCAAACAGGTTCTGGTACACAATCTAACATGAATGTGAACGAAGTAATTGCTAACAGAGCGCAAGAAATTGCAGGAAAAGTAATTGGTGAAGGCGAAAAAGTGATTCAGCCAAATGATGATGTAAATAAATCGCAATCATCTAACGATACATTTCCTACAGGTATGCACATTGCTGCTTACAAAAAAATTATAGAAACTACTATTCCTGGAATTACACAATTAAGAGATACTTTAAAAGCAAAAACCGAAGCTTTTAAAGATGTTGTAAAAATTGGTAGAACACATTTAATGGATGCTACTCCACTTACTTTAGGTCAAGAGTTTTCTGGTTACGTTGCACAATTAAACTTCGGTTTAAAAGCGCTAAATAATACATTAGAGCATTTATCTCAATTAGCTTTAGGTGGTACAGCAGTAGGTACAGGATTAAATACACCTGCAGGTTATGATGTTTTAGTTGCAAAATATATTGCACAATTTACAGGAATGCCATTTATTACAGCAGAAAACAAATATGAAGCTTTAGCAGCACATGATGCTTTAGTAGAAACGCATGGAGCGTTAAAGCAAATTGCTGTTTCTTTAAATAAAATTGCAAACGATATTAGAATGATGGCTTCAGGACCAAGATCTGGAATTGGAGAAATTATTATTCCTGCAAACGAACCAGGCTCTTCTATTATGCCTGGTAAAGTAAACCCAACACAGTGTGAAGCTATGACAATGGTTGCTGCTCAAGTTATGGGTAATGACGTTGCCGTAACAATTGGTGGTGCTCAAGGACATTATGAATTAAATGTTTTTAAACCTGTAATGGCTGCTAATGTTTTACAATCGGCTCAATTAATTGGCGATGTTTGTAAATCTTTTGATGAACATTGTGCTGCTGGTATAGAACCAAATCATGCTAGAATTACAGAATTGGTAAATAATTCTTTAATGTTAGTTACTGCTTTAAATACTAAAATCGGGTATTATAAATCTGCAGAAATTGCAAATACAGCACACGCTAACGGAACAACTTTAAAAGAAGAAGCTGTTCGTTTAGGCTATGTAACTCCAGAACAATATGACGAATGGGTAAAACCAGAAGAAATGACTGGCGGTTTAAAATAAAAATATTAATTTTACATTCTCTAAAAGCTGCATACTTATGCAGCTTTTTTTGGCTAAACAAAGTAAATCATAATAAAAGAAAATGAAGATGAACAAACACGAAGAATTTATGAGCGAAGCTGTAAAAGCGGCTTTAAAAGGAATGAACAATAACGAAGGAGGTCCTTTTGGATGTATTGTTGTAAAAGACGGAAAAGTAATTGGTCGTGGAAACAACAAAGTAACTTCTACAAACGACCCAACGGCACACGCAGAAGTAACTGCAATAAGAGATGCTTGTAAAAACATCGGTTCTTTTCAGTTAGACGGTTGTATTATATATACTTCTTGCGAGCCATGTCCTATGTGTTTAGGTGCGATTTACTGGGCAAGACCAGACAAAGTTTTTTATGGAAGTAATCAGCAAGATGCTGCAAATATTGGTTTTGACGATGAATTTATCTACAAAGAAATTCCTTTACCTTACGAGAAAAGAAGTATTCCTTTTGAGCAAATAGGAAGAGAAATTGCATTAGAGCCTTTTAATAAATGGGCAGAAAAACAAGATAAAACAGCTTATTAAATTCCTCTAAAAAACTGAAATTTCTTCTCAGTTTTTTTATATAACTAAAAAAGCATCGAATTAGCGATGCTTTTTGAATTTTTAATTCTTTTTAAATAAACTAGATATTCTAGAGAAGAAGCCTTTATTGTCTTCATCCTCATGATAGCCATTACCGTATTTTCCGTAACCATAGCCGTAACCGTAGCCATAACCATAGCCGTAACCATAACCGTATTTATTCTTTATAGAAAAGTCGTTTAAAACATAACTAATATTGGTTACTTCTTTATTTTTATACTTATCATCTATCATTCTCATCATTCCCTTTTCGGAATAATCCTGACGGATAACATAAATAATAGCATCTCCATATTTAAACAATTCTAAAGCATCTGAAACTAAACCAACAGGCGGTGTATCAATAATAACATAATCATATCTTTCTTGAAGATCTTTAATCATCTTATCTGCCGTTTCATTCAGTAATAATTCAGATGGATTTGGAGGTATTGGTCCAGACAAAATAAGATCTAGGTTTGGTACTTTAGTCTTAATTATAATTTCATCTAATGTCTTTTGCTTAATTAAATGATTTACCACACCAACGTCATTGGTTAAATCAAAATCATCATAAATTTTAGGTTTTCTTAAATCTAAACCTATTAATACCGTTTTCTTTCCGCTTAAAGCAAAAACAGTTGCCATATTTATAGAAATCATTGTTTTCCCTTCTCCACTTACAGAAGAAGTTAAAACTAATGTCTTTGATTTATCCGCATCTGTATTCTTAAACAAAAATTGAATATTAGATCTAAGCGCCCTGAAAGATTCTGAAACAGAAGATTTTGGTTTATTAAAAACAGCTAGGTTATTATTTCCATGGTTTTTACCTACAACACCTAAAACAGGAATTGCATAATTATTTTGAATATCTTCTGCTGTGTGAATTTTATTATCTAAAACCTCTCTAGTTATGATGTAAAATAATGGAAAAACAATTCCCAACATTAATCCTACTAAATAATTAAAACTTGGTATTGGGTATACAGGTCCATTACCTAAATCTTTAGCCGTGTCTATAATTTTAACATCAGATACATTTGCAGCTATCGCTGTACCAGCTTCATAACTTTTTTGCTTCAAATAATTATAATTTGCTTCAGAAATTTCATAGTTTTTCTCAAATTTTAATAAGCCTTGTTCAGTTTTAGGTAATCTTTTTAACTTACTTTTATAACTAGATAAATTAGACCTTAACTTATTAAGTTTATTATTATTAACTACTTTTAATGTTGAAATATTTTCTAAAAGATTATTTTTAGAAATCTTAATTTCATTGCTTAATACTACAATACTTGGGTGACTATCTGTTACAGAACCTCTTAATTTCTCTCTTAAGCTAGATTTCTGTATAAGAATAGATATTTCTTCTGCAATTTTCATATCTTGAATAGATATTAAAGCAGGCACAGGTACGTTTTCTCCAAAAGAATCATGTGAGCTTATATAACTTCTTAAGTTATTTAAATAGTCATTAAATTCTAATATCCCTTTCTTTTCTTTTTCTAAGTCAATTGTTTGATCAAAAATAACACTCCCTTCTTCAGATAGATCGTAAATATTATTTTTTTCTTTATAAACCCCTAACTCTTCCTCTATTCTCTTTAAACTATCTTCTACTTTTGTAAATAAAACTTCAATATATTCTTTTGTTCTTTTAGCATAAAGAATCTTTTGCTCTTGTTTGTCTTTATCTAAAATAAAAACGGTTGTGTTTAAATAATCTACAATTCTATTCTTATTTGTACCATCTTTAGACAACTGAAGCATCGAAGACCCATTTGTAATATCAGATACACTTATTGACCTATTAGCCCCAACGGTGCCATCAAAACTTACAAACTGAATAAAATATTTTTCTCCTATATTAAATTTATTATTTTTTTTAAGTGAAAAATTTAAAAATGAAGTATTTACTTCTTCATCTATTTTAAACTCTTTAGAAAAAGATGTTTTATTAGAGTTATAATTACTTATTACACTAGAATCATATGTAATTAATTGGTTAGTACCTAATTCATTAAAATCAAAAGACAAATTATAAGTATTCTCTCCAGTAATTTCTACTTGTAAAAGCTTATTATATAATTGAGGCTTGCTAGTATTAAGATTAACTATAAAAGGTGTCTGTCCATACACATCTTCTAGCCTATACCTTCCTTCTTTTAAATAATTTATAAAGAAATTTAATTTTTTAACAACTTTTTCATTATGTGTTCTAGAAGTTAAGACTACTTTAATCGTTTCTACAGCATCACTTGCTCCCCCCCAGTTAAAAGCGATATTTGTTCCGGTAGAAAATAATGGATTATTTTCTTCTTTTACAGAAATAACTGTGTTAAGACTATAAATTTTAGGTTTATAGTCATTCATAAATTTAGCAACAATTAATGCAATAATAATAGTTACAAAAAAAAGTTTCCAATAAGATAAAACTTTAAAAAGATAACCTTTAACATCAATATTGTTTTGAATAGTACTATTATCTAGTTTATTAAAATTATCCATAAATCGCTATAAATTTCTTGCTAAAATAAAAGTAGTACTTATTAATGTAAATAAAGAAACAATTGTTGTGAGTGCTCCAAGACCAGTAGTACCTGTTCCCCATGTCTTTTGTTTCAGTGGAATAACATTTATAATATCATTTGGTTTGATATAAAATACGTCCGAATCAAAAGCGCTTATTTGTGTTAAATCAATTGTGAATTTTTCTGTCCCCGTAATCGAGTTTCTTATAATTTCAACTCTTTTTCTATTACCAACAGCTGTAATATCTCCAGAACTAGAAATAGCATCTATAATGGAAAGTTTATTTTGATAAATAATATTAGGACCTGGATTTCCTATTTCTCCAATGGCTGTATACTTAATACCAGCCAATTTTACAGAAACAAAAAGCTCTTCTTGTGTTTTAATGAATTTTTTTAATTCATTTTCTATTTTTTTTCGAACCTCTAGCTCAGTATACCCTAAAACATTAATTTCTCCTAAAGTAGGCATTCTTATATTTCCATAACTATCAATACTATAACCATTAAAAAATATTTGAGATTCATCTATATTTGTATTATTAGAATTACTAGATTGTTTCTTAAAAACGGATACTAAAGTCTCGTCATTAGATTTTATATCTATATTTAAGATATCATCAACCTGTAACTTGTAAGGAATATTATTAATTCTTTTAATTTCTTTTTTTGCAATTGGCTCTCCTTGTAGATAAATTATATCCTTAGCTGGTATACACGAAAAAAGAAAAGGAATAAATAAGAGCAGTAAAAAATGGTTTCTCATTGTAATTTTAATCATAAATATGCACAAATATACTTTTTAAAAGTGGTTTACTATAATTTTATTTTACTTTCGTTTTTTATAAAAAATGATTTATTTGATAACAAAATATTTAAAATTTCTCGTAAAATCATCCAATCAACATGGGGTTCACTCCCCTTTTGTGTATGATTTAATAACCAAATGTTTTTACAAAAAAACAGACCCAATATTAGTTCAATTATTTTATAAAACGAAGCAACAACTATTAGACAACAAAAGTTTGATAAAAGTCACAGATTTTGGTGCAGGTTCTAAAGTTTTTAAAAATAATGAGCGTCAAGTTTCTAAAATTGCAAAAATTGCAGGTTTATCAAACAAAAAAGCTAAATTATTAATTCGTTTAATTCAATATTTTAAACATAATAATTTATTAGAAATTGGTACTTCTTTAGGTTTAGGTACATCAGCAATTAAAATTGGAAACAATAAAACAAATATTACAACATTAGAAGGTTGCCCAGAAACTAGTAAAATTGCTGAAAATTTATTTTTAAAAAATAATTATAAAAACATTCAGATAATTACTGGCGATTTTAAAGAAACTTTACCCAAAGCTGTCAAAAACCAACAATTCGATTGTATTTATTTTGATGGAAATCATACAAAAAAAGACACCTTACATTATTTTAATACTTGTTTAAATACCGTTACTAATAATTCAGTATGGATTTTTGATGATATTTACTGGAGTGACGAAATGAAAGAAGCCTGGACAGAAATTAAAAATCACAAAAAAGTAACCGTTACCGTTGATGTTTTTTACTGGGGAATTGTTTTCTTCAGAAAAGAACAGGAAAAAGAACATTTTAAAATAAGAGTCTAATTCTTTAAAAGTGTTAAATCGTGTTAATTTTAAACAGCACTCCTTTTAAACTTTGTAACTTTGATTTAATGAAAAACCGCAACTAATATTATGAAAATATATACAAAAACTGGTGATGCTGGTACAACCGCTCTTTTTGGAGGTACTAGAGTAAAAAAATACAATTTACGTATAGAAAGTTATGGTAATGTAGACGAACTAAATTCTTATATTGGATTAATAAAGGATCAAAACATAAGTGTTTCTATTAAAGAATCTTTATTAAAAATTCAAAATGAATTATTTACTTTGGGTGCTATGTTAGCAACTCCT from Polaribacter sejongensis carries:
- a CDS encoding polysaccharide biosynthesis/export family protein, with the translated sequence MRNHFLLLLFIPFLFSCIPAKDIIYLQGEPIAKKEIKRINNIPYKLQVDDILNIDIKSNDETLVSVFKKQSSNSNNTNIDESQIFFNGYSIDSYGNIRMPTLGEINVLGYTELEVRKKIENELKKFIKTQEELFVSVKLAGIKYTAIGEIGNPGPNIIYQNKLSIIDAISSSGDITAVGNRKRVEIIRNSITGTEKFTIDLTQISAFDSDVFYIKPNDIINVIPLKQKTWGTGTTGLGALTTIVSLFTLISTTFILARNL
- a CDS encoding class I SAM-dependent methyltransferase — protein: MIKVTDFGAGSKVFKNNERQVSKIAKIAGLSNKKAKLLIRLIQYFKHNNLLEIGTSLGLGTSAIKIGNNKTNITTLEGCPETSKIAENLFLKNNYKNIQIITGDFKETLPKAVKNQQFDCIYFDGNHTKKDTLHYFNTCLNTVTNNSVWIFDDIYWSDEMKEAWTEIKNHKKVTVTVDVFYWGIVFFRKEQEKEHFKIRV